One region of Acropora muricata isolate sample 2 chromosome 13, ASM3666990v1, whole genome shotgun sequence genomic DNA includes:
- the LOC136895564 gene encoding heat shock 70 kDa protein 12A-like gives MAFNFDNFKSNLRTVQSSQGFKRRHPTQVNCDVVVAIDFGTSFSGFAFSFNYKGGSDEVYMNREWGQEQGYSTFKTPTCLLLNQRGEFKKFGFEAAEKYAELEDDEDRSFHYFDRFKMMLYESEESLNRDTTLEAQNKKRLKALDIFAYSLKYLKDKALKRICESSGVAYKTEEVLWVITVPAIWKQSAKQFMREAAYQAGLVTQNNSDQLIIALEPEAAGVFCRQSKLREFVEGRNREGTVKDAFVSAKTQYLVVDNGGGTMDVTAHEVDENDDVREIYHATGGDYGGTKVDEEFQKLLKKVFGADLMDEFRRSHPSDWLVLMNDFEMKKRGQRVMEGEVTRVRLPANFINLVRHENIGRNDNEIIEPHYNAEQLKFSNEYLCLGSEILKRLYEPVINSIIKTLETLLKEKELTGVTILFLVGGFSKSPLLQAAINEKFNPKYNILIPDDAETVVAKGAVMFGRRPHIVLERCLSETYGTGCYADFIDGFHKNEKLEIVEDKRKCKDVFSLLARENEKVKMGQCKSSIFWPVRQNQTEVSFDFFISSNPDVYYTTDAGVRKLPGRILVKSPDTSKGTKREIKLEVYFNTEIKVIGIDVETGNEETTYIDFLWH, from the exons ATGGCCTTCAATTTCGACAATTTTAAGAGTAATTTACGCACTGTCCAATCCAGCCAGGGCTTCAAAAGGCGTCACCCGACACAAGTAAACTGCGATGTGGTTGTGGCAATCGATTTTGGAACATCTTTCAGTGGTTTTGCGTTCTCCTTCAACTACAAAGGTGGAAGTGACGAAGTATACATGAACAGAGAGTGGGGCCAAGAACAAGGATATTCCACTTTCAAAACACCGACGTGCTTATTGTTGAACCAGCGAGGAGAATTTAAGAAATTTGGATTTGAAGCTGCCGAGAAATATGCAGAGTTGGAGGATGACGAAGACAGGTCATTTCACTATTTTGATCGCTTTAAAATGATGCTTTATGAATCGGAG GAAAGTTTGAATAGGGACACTACTCTAGAAGCTCAGAACAAGAAACGCTTAAAGGCCCTGGACATTTTTGCCTATTCACTGAAATATTTAAAGGACAAGGCCTTGAAACGGATTTGCGAAAGCAGTGGAGTGGCATACAAAACCGAGGAAGTACTTTGGGTAATTACAGTTCCAGCAATATGGAAGCAGTCTGCCAAACAATTTATGAGAGAGGCGGCTTATCAG GCTGGTCTTGTCACTCAAAATAATTCCGACCAGCTGATCATCGCCTTAGAACCGGAAGCTGCGGGAGTTTTCTGTCGTCAAAGCAAATTGCGGGAGTTTGTGGAAGGACGAAACCGCGAGGGAACTGTAAAGGATGCCTTTGTTTCAGCAAAAACCCAATACTTGGTTGTGGACAATGGCG GTGGGACCATGGATGTTACAGCTCATGAGGTCGACGAGAACGATGACGTGAGGGAAATCTATCACGCGACGGGCGGTGACTACGGGGGAACTAAGGTGGACGAAGAGTTCCAGAAGCTGTTGAAAAAGGTGTTTGGAGCTGACTTAATGGACGAGTTCCGTCGTTCTCACCCTTCGGACTGGCTGGTATTAATGAATGATTTTGAAATGAAGAAGCGTGGCCAGCGTGTAATGGAAGGAGAGGTAACGCGAGTCAGACTTCCAGCCAATTTTATCAACCTCGTGAGACACGAAAATATTGGCAGGAATGACAACGAAATCATCGAGCCACATTACAATGCAGAGCAACTAAAGTTCTCAAACGAGTACCTGTGCTTGGGATCAGAAATACTCAAAAGGCTGTATGAGCCAGTCATTAACTCCATTATCAAAACGTTGGAAACACTTCTAAAGGAAAAGGAACTGACAGGTGTTACGATTCTGTTTCTAGTTGGCGGTTTCTCCAAGTCACCCCTTCTTCAGGCTGCCATAAACGAAAAGTTCAATCCCAAGTACAATATCTTGATCCCAGATGATGCTGAAACCGTTGTGGCAAAGGGTGCTGTGATGTTCGGAAGACGACCACACATTGTGTTGGAGCGGTGTCTTTCGGAGACCTACGGCACGGGATGCTATGCAGATTTCATTGATGGTTTCCATAAAAACGAAAAGTTAGAGATTGTCGAAGACAAAAGAAAGTGCAAAGACGTATTTTCCCTTCTggcaagagaaaatgaaaaggtCAAGATGGGCCAGTGTAAGAGTTCAATATTTTGGCCCGTTCGTCAAAATCAAACTGAAGTTAGCTTCGACTTTTTCATCTCCTCTAATCCAGATGTCTACTACACAACAGACGCGGGCGTCAGGAAGCTACCTGGTCGTATCTTGGTTAAAAGCCCTGACACATCAAAAGGAACGAAGCGCGAGATCAAGCTGGAAGTGTACTTCAACACAGAAATCAAAGTGATCGGAATAGATGTTGAAACGGGGAACGAAGAAACAACGTACATTGATTTCTTATGGCACTAA
- the LOC136895566 gene encoding uncharacterized protein, producing the protein MGSALTQNTSAPKSKEMAQRSPADNNQNSTTREVFEMFNVSYVEAQRALQQFFDCGGFVFRHQTALDSEIEKCRERVARLSIEHARQGQANVENVASANRPSVLERKFGDFRDHERMDAVHALQILLSNSKVRDQWTDKYVACMIFEHSYDAARSLKGQVLQGMNLLLMSAPAFGEQFSEQVKKKTTKEIHFSIDTSKAGSHEVGTCGATEDSLTVTLRETAGQCDVSSLVKRTLAAISQEKGVLHEYIKAGFMENPRLKKYVEECCKYSWNLVCQTPPYEIEGNLSFGRQNNKVFDPAKHEVSSHSKQDSSIIHAVIWPCLLGPSKRVIQKAEVLLEATTVKPSRVSVY; encoded by the exons ATGGGTAGTGCTCTCACACAAAACACATCAGCACCAAAGTCGAAGGAGATGGCGCAACGAAGTCCAGCAGACAACAATCAGAACAGCACCACGCGGGAagtttttgaaatgtttaatgTGAGTTACGTCGAAGCTCAACGTGCACTTCAACAATTTTTCGACTGTGGCGGTTTCGTTTTCCGACATCAAACAGCGCTCGATTCTGAGATTGAAAAATGCCGCGAAAG GGTTGCTCGGCTCTCTATTGAGCATGCTAGACAAGGCCAGGCCAATGTTGAAAATGTTGCCAGCGCCAACAGGCCCTCTGTTTTGGAAAGGAAATTCGGGGACTTTCGTGACCATGAACGAATGGATGCCGTCCATGCTCTACAGATACTACTATCTAACTCAAAAGTACGAGACCAATGGACTGACAAATACGTCGCATGCATGATATTTGAG CACTCATATGATGCTGCCCGCTCGTTAAAAGGACAAGTCCTTCAAGGGATGAATTTACTTCTGATGTCGGCACCGGCGTTTGGGGAGCAATTTTCCGAGCAAGTGAAGAAGAAAACG acCAAGGAAATTCACTTTTCTATCGACACGAGCAAAGCTGGAAGCCATGAAGTGGGTACCTGCGGTGCAACTGAAGATAGCTTAACTGTGACCTTGAGGGAGACTGCTGGGCAATGCGATGTCTCTTCTCTTGTAAAG AGAACGTTGGCTGCTATCAGTCAAGAAAAAGGTGTACTTCATGAGTACATCAAAGCAGGTTTTATGGAGAATCCAAGGTTGAAAAAGTATGTGGAAGAATGCTGCAAATACTCATGGAATCTGGTCTGCCAGACCCCACCTTACGAGATAGAAGGAAATCTAAGCTTTGGTAGGCAAAACAACAAAGTGTTTGACCCAGCCAAACACGAGGTCAGCTCGCATTCCAAACAAGACTCTTCGATTATCCATGCTGTGATCTGGCCCTGTTTGCTCGGACCTTCAAAAAGAGTCATTCAAAAAGCTGAAGTGCTGTTGGAAGCCACAACAGTCAAACCTTCAAGAGTTTCTGTGTACTAG